In one Drosophila pseudoobscura strain MV-25-SWS-2005 chromosome X, UCI_Dpse_MV25, whole genome shotgun sequence genomic region, the following are encoded:
- the LOC4813099 gene encoding integumentary mucin B.1, with protein sequence MMNRPLVWVNSESSQLLNDMKLVWIFISLQLMLLATSLNARRCVRPTSTSVAPGTTSKPTSTTPNPTDDDSMETSLGTTDTSTPVPTDDDPTDASSDPSGETTDAPSDPSEETTEAPSDPSGETTGSPSDPSGETTDAPSDPSGETTGSPSDPSGETTDAPSDPSGETTGSFSDPSEETTIAQSDPSDESTDTPPTTKAPPNIDATAVCQAYPTAHYLQYPYDCHMFIQCDGNVGYIHTCPDELFWDSKELTCGTACK encoded by the exons ATGATGAACAGACCATTAGTTTGGGTTAATAGTGAATCAAGTCAACTACTGAATGATATGAAAC TGGTCTGGATATTCATCTCCTTGCAGCTAATGCTCCTGGCGACTTCCCTCAACGCCAGAAGATGTGTCCGTCCCACGTCGACTAGCGTTGCACCAGGAACTACGTCGAAACCAACGTCAACCACACCCAATCCCACAGATGACGACTCAATGGAAACATCCCTAGGAACAACTGATACTTCGACGCCAGTACCCACCGACGATGATCCAACTGATGCCTCCTCTGACCCATCGGGAGAAACTACTGATGCACCATCGGATCCATCGGAAGAAACTACTGAGGCTCCATCGGATCCATCCGGAGAAACTACTGGTTCACCTTCGGATCCATCGGGAGAGACTACTGACGCTCCATCGGATCCATCCGGAGAAACTACTGGTTCACCTTCGGATCCATCGGGAGAGACTACTGACGCTCCATCGGATCCATCCGGAGAAACTACCGGTTCATTTTCGGATCCATCCGAAGAGACTACTATTGCACAATCGGATCCATCGGATGAATCTACTGATACAcccccaacaacaaaagctcCTCCCAACATAGACGCGACCGCAGTTTGCCAGGCATATCCAACAGCCCACTACTTGCAATATCCCTACGATTGTCATATGTTTATCCAGTGCGATGGTAATGTGGGATATATACATACTTGTCCAGACGAGCTCTTCTGGGACTCGAAGGAATTAACCTGCGGTACGGCTTGTAAATAA
- the LOC6900418 gene encoding uncharacterized protein, which produces MKMRVALLAVVTLTTVAVLVGAADPECVYRKLRGLSPHWPNPTSCSSYYRCSAKGTVRALTCPAGKEYNPKNGKCATAGRGLCKLSFVAPLSVATNVCTDEVTGAFLPKSGFCGEYYICDDQQAYAQKCSTGSVFNNTLGVCIPDTEKTCWQNLCVGEPDGSLPTNDDLCANYYSCLDGVTTLEKCPLNSYFDDSLKVCTADTDSICWQNFCVGKADGSAVADKTNCSVFYVCSSDSATIQNCPVGSIFNADGWNCQPGKCDDTTTVEPCDDVTTTTEPCDDVTTTTEPCDEVTTTTEPCDEVTTVTEPTTGCDCADNVKNGELVANEQNCRLYNICVDGVLISGDCGKGNFFNVNLSVCQIDSENECPDSSEAECKDDEKLVDAQNCAKYYECRNGVWQSASCVNGSYFNTTLSVCTIDSDNVCVNSSTDECNVSDPAASGSNCWSYQTCINGRWQEENCSKDYYFDPAVGICKADEGAVCPENKSFYSIRPPIGNTSLIVSQRARRSVESENNEEAPCCPGGIAQGSIVCHPTDCGKYLICENGEMVEGSCGVGNVVKDGVCVPDTGATCWVCANKPNGYQLPNPDDCTSYFRCYNGLASQHSCAAGEWYNGEICEIDVTAQCINPCTCASGAVPHPICTKYFLCTDGVAQVVDCAVGEAFNNVTGLCSAATKCDAKLCATAADYTTYPVAGDTSKFYMCLNKEATIVSCQSNTAFNSTYGMCQPIPSVDCDQATCQGAAEYLTYPSLNCDSSSFCICMSDGGYLMSCKEGYVYNAADGFCEFTGECDPASCVGNPEYWISPNYQDANSFCLCRNEQPVPVPCPIGYTFSSDDLLCVLIPQPDPRCDPNGCSCKTDFDTIPALNTDAGFCLCVDKLPSYNSCPANTVYNQEDKACLAPKVDSSCLCDASKCTASMPDFKPFPPITDSDDAGLCYCDNGEVIYDTCSTGMVFDAAQEICVIPSAPCSVCEIGKCDTLADGSTFAALNTTAGFCVCGFGSPFFAACENGREYDVAFGACLSPSSKIVANSACDVTQCAKHGQFSKFSARNTTSGYCSCEDVGATTYHSCENGELFDEDLAACTIEACDSRQCRGRAQFEPFEARNTSAGFCSCDGVATYHHCDEGHVFDVSQGLCTLKGVIGNIACNLLECQKRARYEPFAAQNTKSGFCSCDGSDGVSVTFYACSIGQIFAPELGMCADHVIQKRSLEAQEKLACGLDEKRSVPANCSQYEICVEGHWRRHICSDQRYYNPEQQRCLEPRDDMVCAYARVTYLPPCTNRSEAQTMSTRNGSCLQYFRCASSKWRLRNCPKQHYYSALMGSCLPFPATAKANDRDICNTTITISPPKHCQHLSVRPSLASCDSFLMCLDNVWWRHQCPLGMYFSRDRNYCLPNDADQCPQNTTTSCVSGQKRGLIGSCSIYDQCLDGQWVRMHCLEGQQFEPLLGCVPSDGRCQANGMRRICHNRELRALPLIPADGGHCMPFFHYCEGEEWLLGSCLRGQRFAPELNRCQAQVECQEQAQALTLSAAESSCLGQPDGLSVPDAEDCTRFYLCLQQQPAVLQSCASGSFFDAAQGYCRPNDGTCQLDVCSGVEDGRLVAHPEDCRAYYSCSSQNGTHLHQCEQGLYFHSLLSLCRVDHGQCQTESDPGAEESGGKVCAGLHGVRLSHELYCNLYYACVRGMAIPVECPARQQFNPVLGACEPESQALEQCQNGQLDGNSSVVYSCGTLQEGSYLANRSDCTRYFICAGGIAVAQRCATGSFFDPEQLLCVQDDGSCPFVEQLDDDEETNNQHVPPDPLVCEGKHGYILPDPANCNNFYICVSGKLRHECCYSGFFFNATLQQCQTLEPTGDVDLQTELPGNFSVREQSAQNKQCNDTPTSFDSLCSVIGNGTSVAEQGDCRRYTSCEDDVAVSQRCRNGESFDSLLRICRQSDGTCLMENGERVGVCNGKHGQLARDVDNCRGFFMCVHGQKIEGDCGPGLFFNKATSSCEQDILQQCKTDGDDSVIVTDPN; this is translated from the exons atgaaaatgagag TTGCTCTGCTAGCTGTGGTGACACTCACTACAGTGGCGGTCCTTGTCGGAGCTGCCGATCCTGAATGCGTCTACCGCAAATTGCGTGGTCTGTCGCCCCACTGGCCGAACCCCACAAGCTGCTCCAGCTATTACCGCTGCTCGGCCAAGGGCACTGTACGGGCTCTGACCTGTCCAGCCGGAAAAGAATACAACCCCAAGAACGGCAAGTGTGCCACCGCCGGACGAGGACTCTGCAAACTGAGCTTTGTGGCTCCCCTGTCCGTG GCAACAAACGTTTGCACTGACGAGGTGACCGGAGCATTTCTGCCAAAGAGCGGGTTCTGCGGTGAATACTACATCTGTGACGACCAACAGGCATACGCCCAGAAGTGCTCCACCGGCAGCGTTTTCAACAACACGCTTGGAGTCTGCATTCCGGATACTGAGAAGACCTGCTGGCAGAACCTATGCGTGGGAGAACCCGATGGCTCACTTCCGACCAACGACGATTTATGTGCCAACTACTACTCATGCTTAGATGGTGTGACCACATTAGAGAAGTGCCCCCTGAATTCCTACTTCGACGACAGCCTGAAGGTTTGCACCGCCGACACAGACTccatctgctggcagaacttCTGCGTTGGAAAGGCAGATGGCTCAGCCGTCGCTGACAAGACCAACTGCTCCGTGTTTTACGTCTGCTCCAGCGACAGCGCGACCATCCAGAACTGCCCGGTCGGCAGTATCTTTAACGCCGATGGCTGGAACTGTCAACCCGGCAAATGCGATGACACCACCACAGTGGAGCCTTGCGATGATGTGACGACCACAACCGAACCCTGCGATGATGTGACGACCACAACGGAACCTTGTGATGAGGTGACGACCACAACGGAACCCTGCGATGAGGTGACAACCGTAACAGAACCCACCACCGGCTGTGATTGTGCTGATAATGTGAAGAACGGTGAGCTCGTTGCCAACGAACAGAATTGCCGACTGTATAACATCTGCGTGGACGGCGTCCTGATCTCCGGAGATTGTGGCAAGGGAAACTTCTTCAACGTCAACCTCAGTGTGTGCCAGATCGATTCTGAAAATGAGTGTCCCGATAGCTCTGAGGCGGAGTGCAAAGACGATGAGAAGCTGGTAGATGCTCAGAACTGCGCAAAGTACTACGAGTGCCGGAATGGAGTCTGGCAGTCAGCAAGCTGCGTCAATGGCAGCTACTTCAACACCACATTATCCGTTTGCACAATAGACTCCGacaatgtgtgtgtgaattCTTCCACTGACGAGTGCAACGTGAGCGATCCGGCCGCAAGCGGCTCGAACTGCTGGAGCTACCAGACGTGCATTAACGGCAGGTGGCAGGAGGAGAACTGCAGCAAAGATTACTACTTCGACCCGGCCGTAGGCATCTGCAAAGCTGACGAGGGTGCTGTCTGTCCCGAAAACAAGTCATTCTACAGCATCAGACCCCCCATCGGCAACACCAGCCTCATCGTCAGCCAACGCGCTAGGCGCAGTGTGGAGTCGGAGAACAACGAAGAGGCCCCCTGCTGTCCTGGAGGCATTGCACAAGGCTCCATTGTGTGCCATCCCACCGACTGTGGCAAGTACCTGATTTGCGAGAATGGTGAGATGGTCGAGGGCAGCTGTGGCGTGGGAAATGTGGTGAAGGACGGTGTCTGCGTGCCCGACACAGGCGCCACTTGCTGGGTGTGTGCCAACAAACCCAACGGCTACCAACTTCCCAACCCGGATGACTGCACAAGCTACTTCAGATGCTACAACGGCCTGGCCTCCCAGCACTCGTGTGCCGCTGGCGAGTGGTACAATGGAGAGATATGCGAGATTGATGTCACCGCGCAATGCATCAACCCCTGTACCTGCGCCTCTGGAGCCGTGCCCCACCCAATCTGCACAAAGTACTTCCTCTGCACCGACGGAGTGGCCCAAGTGGTGGACTGTGCGGTCGGCGAGGCATTCAATAATGTCACAGGACTGTGCTCCGCCGCAACGAAATGTGATGCAAAGCTGTGTGCCACGGCGGCCGACTATACGACCTACCCAGTAGCTGGAGACACCAGCAAGTTCTACATGTGCCTTAACAAGGAGGCTACCATCGTATCCTGTCAGTCCAACACCGCCTTTAATTCGACCTACGGGATGTGTCAGCCCATACCCAGT GTGGACTGCGATCAAGCCACCTGTCAGGGTGCTGCTGAGTATCTGACATACCCGTCTCTAAATTGCGACAGCTCAAGCTTCTGCATCTGCATGAGCGATGGTGGTTACCTCATGTCCTGCAAAGAAGGCTATGTCTACAACGCCGCAGATGGCTTTTGTGAATTT ACTGGAGAGTGCGATCCCGCGTCCTGTGTCGGTAATCCGGAGTACTGGATTTCCCCCAATTACCAAGACGCGAACAGCTTCTGTTTGTGCCGCAATGAACAGCCCGTGCCGGTGCCCTGCCCCATTGGATATACCTTCAGCAGTGACGATCTTCTGTGCGTCCTCATCCCTCAGCCTGAC CCGAGATGCGATCCCAATGGTTGCTCGTGCAAAACAGACTTTGATACGATTCCAGCTTTGAACACCGACGCTGGATTCTGTTTATGCGTGGACAAGCTGCCATCGTATAACAGCTGCCCTGCAAACACAGTGTACAACCAGGAAGACAAGGCGTGTTTAGCCCCTAAA GTTGACTCCAGCTGCCTCTGCGATGCATCCAAGTGCACGGCGAGTATGCCTGATTTTAAGCCGTTCCCCCCCATAACGGACAGCGATGATGCCGGTTTGTGCTATTGCGATAATGGCGAAGTTATCTACGACACGTGCAGCACGGGAATGGTTTTCGACGCGGCACAGGAGATTTGCGTCATACCCTCG GCACCATGCTCCGTGTGCGAGATCGGGAAATGCGACACTTTGGCCGATGGATCCACCTTTGCGGCCCTGAACACAACCGCAGGCTTCTGCGTGTGCGGGTTCGGAAGTCCATTCTTTGCGGCATGCGAGAATGGCAGAGAGTATGATGTCGCTTTCGGCGCCTGTCTGAGCCCATCATCCAAAATTGTCGCCAATTCTGCTTGTGACGTGACCCAATGCGCCAAACACGGGCAGTTCTCGAAATTTTCGGCCAGAAACACGACCAGTGGATACTGCAGTTGCGAGGATGTCGGCGCCACCACCTACCACAGCTGCGAGAACGGAGAGCTCTTTGACGAGGACCTGGCCGCCTGCACGATTGAGGCGTGCGACTCTCGCCAATGCAGAGGTCGCGCCCAGTTTGAACCGTTCGAGGCGAGGAACACCAGTGCGGGATTCTGCAGCTGTGATGGAGTCGCCACCTACCATCACTGTGACGAAGGACACGTCTTCGATGTTTCCCAGGGCCTGTGCACATTAAAAGGTGTCATCGGCAACATTGCCTGCAACTTGCTAGAGTGCCAGAAGCGGGCTCGCTATGAGCCCTTCGCGGCTCAGAACACCAAATCCGGATTCTGCTCGTGCGACGGCTCGGACGGAGTCAGTGTCACCTTCTATGCCTGCTCGATCGGCCAGATTTTCGCCCCCGAGCTGGGAATGTGCGCAGATCATGTCATCCAGAAGCGCTCACTGGAGGCGCAGGAAAAA CTTGCCTGCGGCTTGGATGAAAAGCGCTCAGTCCCAGCGAACTGCTCCCAGTACGAGATCTGCGTGGAGGGGCACTGGCGACGACACATCTGCTCCGATCAGCGTTACTACAACCCAGAGCAGCAACGCTGCCTAGAGCCAAGGGACGACATGGTTTGTGCCTATGCGCGGGTCACGTATCTTCCCCCCTGCACCAACCGCAGCGAGGCCCAAACGATGTCCACCAGAAATGGCAGCTGCCTACAGTACTTCCGGTGCGCAAGCAGCAAGTGGCGCCTTCGTAACTGTCCCAAGCAGCACTACTATTCTGCCCTGATGGGTTCCTGCCTGCCGTTTCCGGCTACCGCAAAGGCAAACGATCGTGACATCTGCAACACAACAATCACCATAAGTCCGCCCAAGCATTGCCAGCATCTGTCCGTTCGTCCGTCTTTGGCAAGCTGTGACAGCTTCCTCATGTGCCTGGACAACGTTTGGTGGCGGCACCAGTGTCCACTGGGAATGTACTTCAGCCGCGACCGCAACTACTGTCTGCCAAACGATGCCGACCAGTGTCCGCAGAATACCACGACTTCTTGTGTTAGCGGCCAAAAAAGAGGCCTGATTGGCAGCTGTAGCATCTATGACCAATGTTTGGACGGCCAGTGGGTGCGGATGCATTGTCTGGAGGGACAACAGTTCGAGCCACTGCTCGGCTGCGTGCCCAGCGATGGAAGATGCCAGGCGAACGGAATGCGCCGTATCTGCCATAATCGGGAGCTACGGGCTCTGCCACTGATCCCAGCGGACGGTGGGCATTGTATGCCATTCTTCCACTACTGCGAGGGAGAGGAGTGGCTCCTGGGAAGCTGCCTTCGTGGCCAGCGATTCGCCCCAGAACTGAACAGGTGTCAGGCCCAAGTCGAGTGCCAGGAGCAAGCTCAAGCTCTGACCCTTTCGGCTGCGGAGAGCAGCTGTTTGGGCCAACCAGATGGCCTAAGCGTGCCTGATGCCGAGGATTGCACACGGTTTTACCTgtgcctgcagcagcagccggcagtACTGCAGAGCTGTGCCTCCGGTAGCTTCTTCGACGCCGCTCAGGGATACTGCAGACCCAACGATGGCACCTGCCAGCTGGACGTCTGCTCAGGAGTAGAGGACGGCAGACTAGTGGCTCATCCCGAGGACTGTCGTGCGTACTACAGCTGCTCCAGCCAGAACGGTACTCACCTCCACCAGTGCGAACAGGGACTGTACTTCCACAGCCTGCTCTCATTGTGCCGCGTTGACCACGGCCAGTGCCAGACGGAATCGGACCCTGGGGCGGAGGAATCTGGCGGAAAGGTATGTGCGGGGCTACACGGGGTGCGCCTGTCCCACGAGCTCTACTGCAACCTGTACTACGCGTGCGTGCGTGGCATGGCGATTCCAGTGGAGTGTCCAGCACGACAGCAGTTCAATCCCGTCCTGGGGGCCTGTGAGCCGGAGTCGCAGGCATTGGAGCAGTGCCAGAACGGACAGCTGGATGGAAACAGCAGCGTCGTCTACAGCTGCGGTACCCTCCAAGAGGGGAGCTACCTGGCCAACCGTAGCGACTGCACGAGGTACTTCATCTGTGCTGGTGGCATTGCTGTAGCTCAGCGGTGTGCAACAGGGAGCTTCTTCGATCCGGAACAGCTATTGTGCGTGCAAGACGACGGCTCCTGTCCGTTCGTGGAGCAGTTGGACGATGATGAGGAGACAAATAACCAGCATGTGCCGCCCGATCCACTGGTCTGCGAGGGAAAGCACGGCTACATTCTACCGGATCCGGCCAACTGCAATAACTTCTACATCTGCGTGTCTGGCAAGCTACGCCACGAGTGCTGCTACTCCGGCTTCTTCTTCAACGCTACGCTCCAGCAGTGCCAAACCTTGGAGCCAACCGGCGATGTGGACTTGCAAACGGAGCTGCCCGGAAATTTCTCAGTGCGGGAGCAAAGCGCGCAGAACAAGCAGTGCAACGACACACCCACGTCCTTCGACAGCCTGTGCAGCGTCATTGGCAATGGCACATCCGTGGCAGAACAGGGCGACTGCCGGCGCTACACCAGCTGCGAGGATGATGTGGCCGTGTCCCAACGCTGCCGCAATGGGGAGAGTTTCGACAGCCTCCTAAGGATCTGTCGCCAGAGCGACGGCACTTGCCTCATGGAGAACGGCGAGCGCGTAGGTGTCTGCAACGGAAAACATGGCCAGTTGGCTCGCGATGTTGACAACTGTCGCGGCTTTTTCATGTGTGTGCACGGGCAGAAAATCGAGGGCGACTGCGGACCGGGACTCTTCTTCAACAAGGCTACGAGCAGCTGCGAGCAGGATATCCTGCAACAGTGCAAAACCGATGGAGATGACTCGGTAATTGTGACCGATCCGAACTAG
- the LOC4813312 gene encoding anoctamin-4, whose product MSSPGDRSGAKSQIFQIRVDSVDGESNARITEASSRENLIGNAAQESEHPSEQLVFQFPRFLSVPTLRNPRPETTARREVMSSPAKSERMIRHSRTKLRPRRLSQDSGIVAGRLIGFGEPDPLTRIMDTERDPADNIYSYLTNPSKPEAELNSTTAGVPKPATPILPRSKRTEASACRANSAAYTEKWLNASVVRASNGSLYQKSNSIAMPLPTHLEGDSAEPSPTQAFGPKIVGSHEEDIPGTAMRRTLGLNLSPTLCGHRTSSEDGVNQSYEIMESSHSNVLPDQFGYRQLLPTERKASDTASSISGSYYGSRKASKSNSIMGDSENERRISKQDREGLDPESLMFRDGRRKVDMVLAWEEEDLGVMTEAEARRRDLRRSFMENLVKEGLEVELEDKSQSFNEKTFFLKIHLPWRLETRLAEVMNLKLPIKRFITISVKPSWDEENVVLRNVQYWREVWQRLTKKIQLDQSLLEGETTFKAATANGNPEEQFIVKDRATAFTSAQRSLMVMQVLIRTPYDETDRSGIRRLMNDGTYLGCFPLHEGRYDRPHSSGISLDRRVLYQTWAHPSQWYKKQPLCLVRKYFGDKIALYFCWLGFYTEMLVYPSVVGTLCFIYGLATLESEDNTPSKEICNEFGTGNITLCPLCDKACSYQRLSESCLFSRLTYLFDNPSTVFFAIFMSFWATTFLELWKRKQSVLVWEWDLHNVDMDEENRPEFETNATTFRMNPVTREKEPYMSTWNRAIRFVVTGSAVLFMISVVLSAVLGTILYRITLVSVIYGGGGFFVKEHAKLFTSVTAALINLVVIMILTRIYHRMAIRLTNLENPRTHTEYEDSYTFKIFFFEFMNFYSSLIYIAFFKGRFFDYPGDEGARRSEFFRLKNDICDPAGCLSELCIQLAIIMVGKQCWNNFMEYLFPKFWNWWRQRKHKQATKDESHLHMAWEQDYHMQDPGRLALFDEYLEMILQYGFVTLFVAAFPLAPLFALLNNVAEIRLDAYKMVTQARRPLAERVEDIGAWYGILRIITYTAVVSNAFVIAYTSDFIPRMVYKFVYSETHTLAGYIEHSLSIFNTSDYKEEWGASVSERDPDTCQYRGYRNGPKDYDAYGLSPHYWHVFAARLAFVVVFEHVVFVITGIMQFIIPDVPSEVKTQMQREQLLAKEAKYQHGIKRAQGDSQDIMSLFRDASNRTSVAGSQGTNRGSWARRFSRLSDGLDAHVEVAARPRRSVESTVWEVP is encoded by the exons ATGAGCAGTCCCGGAGACCGGTCTGGCGCGAAGTCCCAAATATTTCAGATACGCGTCGACAGCGTGGATGGCGAGAGCAACGCTAGGATAACGGAGGCAAGCTCACGAGAGAATCTCATCGGCAACGCAGCCCAGGAGAGCGAGCACCCCAGCGAGCAGTTGGTCTTTCAGTTCCCCC GATTCCTTTCGGTGCCAACGCTGCGGAACCCACGACCTGAGACGACCGCACGGCGTGAGGTGATGTCCAGTCCTGCGAAGAGCGAGCGTATGATCCGCCACAGCCGGACCAAGCTTCGACCGCGACGCCTCAGCCAGGACAGTGGCATTGTGGCCGGCCGACTGATCGGCTTCGGG GAGCCCGATCCACTCACGCGAATAATGGATACCGAGCGAGATCCAGCGGACAACATCTACAGCTACCTGACAAACCCGAGCAAGCCGGAGGCGGAGCTGAATAGCACTACCGCTGGGGTGCCCAAGCCCGCCACTCCAATCCTGCCAAGGTCCAAGCGTACGGAGGCGAGCGCCTGTCGGGCCAACTCTGCTGCCTATACGGAAAAGTGGCTCAACGCCTCTGTGGTGCGAGCCAGCAACGGCTCCCTATACCAAAAGTCGAACTCTATTGCCATGCCGCTGCCCACGCACCTGGAGGGTGATTCGGCGGAACCCAGCCCCACGCAGGCCTTCGGCCCGAAGATTGTCGGAAGTCATGAAGAGGATATTCCGGGCACAGCCATGCGCCGCACTCTAGGCCTTAATCTGAGCCCCACCCTGTGCGGCCACAGGACGAGCTCCGAGGACGGGGTGAATCAGTCGTACGAGATTATGGAATCCTCGCACTCCAACGTGCTGCCCGACCAGTTCGGTTACCGGCAATTGTTGCCCACGGAGCGTAAGGCCTCCGACACAGCGAGCAGCATTAGCGGCAGCTACTACGGCAGCCGGAAGGCGAGCAAGAGCAATAGCATTATGGGGGACTCGGAGAATGAGCGACGCATCAGCAAGCAGGACCGGGAGGGGCTCGATCCCGAGTCCCTGATGTTTCGCGACGGGCGGCGGAAGGTCGACATGGTGCTGGCCTGGGAGGAAGAGGATCTGGGCGTCATGACGGAGGCGGAGGCCCGTCGGCGGGACCTCAGGCGCAGCTTCATGGAGAACCTTGTCAAGGAGGGACTGGAGGTGGAGTTGGAAGACAAGTCGCAGTCGTTCAACGAGAAAACCTTTTTCCTAAAAATCCATCTGCCCTGGCGACTGGAAACCAGACTGGCTGAAGTCATGAACCTGAAGCTGCCCATCAAGCGCTTCATAACCATATCCGTGAAGCCATCTTGG GATGAGGAGAATGTGGTCCTACGGAATGTGCAGTACTGGAGGGAGGTGTGGCAGCGCCTGACCAAAAAGATCCAGCTCGATCAGAGCTTGCTGGAGGGAGAGACAACCTTTAAAGCAGCCACAGCTAATGGAAACCCGGAGGAGCA ATTCATCGTCAAGGATCGTGCTACGGCCTTCACCAGTGCCCAACGCTCCCTGATGGTCATGCAGGTTCTGATACGCACACCTTACGACGAAACCGATCGCAGTGGCATACGGCGATTGATGAACGATGGTACGTACCTGGGGTGCTTCCCCCTGCACGAGGGGCGATACGATCGGCCGCACTCCAGCGGCATCTCCCTCGACAGGCGGGTGCTGTACCAGACCTGGGCACATCCCTCGCAGTGGTACAAGAAACAGCCGCTCTGCCTGGTGCGCAAGTACTTTGGGGACAAGATAGCGCTGTACTTCTGCTGGCTCGGCTTCTACACGGAAATGCTAGTGTACCCCTCCGTGGTGGGCACTCTCTGTTTCATCTACGGCTTGGCCACCCTGGAGTCCGAAGACAACACGCCCAGCAAGGAGATATGCAACGAGTTTGGCACCGGCAACATCACCCTATGCCCACTCTGTGACAAGGCTTGTAGCTACCAGAGGCTGTCAGAGTCCTGCCTCTTCTCGCGTCTCACTTACCTATTTGACAATCCTTCGACTGTATTCTTCGCCATATTCATGTCCTTCTGGG CTACCACCTTTCTGGAGCTATGGAAACGCAAACAGTCGGTCCTTGTTTGGGAATGGGATTTGCACAACGTCGACATGGATGAGGAGAACCGACCCGAGTTCGAGACTAATGCGACTACATTCCGAATGAATCCCGTCACACGCGAGAAGGAGCCCTACATGTCCACCTGGAACCGGGCCATTCGATTCGTTGTCACCGGCAGTGCGGTGCTCTTTATG ATCTCCGTGGTGCTGTCCGCTGTCCTGGGTACCATCCTGTACCGCATTACGCTGGTGTCGGTAATCTATGGCGGCGGTGGATTTTTCGTGAAGGAGCATGCCAAACTTTTCACCAGTGTCACAGCCGCCTTGATCAATCTGGTGGTCATAATGATACTCACACGA ATCTATCATCGCATGGCAATCAGGCTAACGAATTTGGAGAATCCGCGCACCCACACCGAGTACGAGGACTCCTATACGTTCAAGATCTTCTTCTTTGAGTTCATGAACTTCTACTCGTCGCTCATCTATATTGCCTTCTTCAAGGGCCGCTTCTTCGACTATCCCGGGGACGAAGGGGCGCGTCGGAGCGAGTTTTTCCGTTTGAAGAACGACATCTGTGACCCGGCGGGATGCTTGTCCGAGCTTTGCATCCAACTGGCCATCATCATGGTGGGCAAGCAGTGTTGGAATAACTTTATGGAGTATCTGTTTCCCAAGTTCTGGAACTGGTGGCGCCAGCGAAAACACAAACAG GCGACAAAGGACGAGTCACATCTGCACATGGCTTGGGAACAGGACTACCATATGCAGGACCCGGGTCGCCTCGCCCTTTTCGATGAGTACCTGGAGATGA TTCTGCAATACGGCTTCGTCACCCTGTTCGTGGCCGCATTTCCCCTGGCCCCGCTCTTTGCGCTTCTTAACAATGTGGCCGAGATCCGGCTGGATGCATACAAGATGGTGACGCAGGCTAGGCGCCCACTGGCCGAGCGCGTCGAGGATATTGGGGCCTGGTACGGCATCCTACGAATCATCACCTACACGGCCGTCGTCTCGAATGCTTTCGTGATCGCCTACACCAGCGACTTTATACCGCGCATGGTCTACAAGTTCGTATACTCAGAGACCCACACCCTGGCCGGCTACATAGAGCATTCGCTCTCGATATTTAACACCTCGGACTACAAGGAGGAGTGGGGCGCCTCGGTCAGCGAACGCGATCCAGACACCTGTCAATATCGGGGCTATCG GAACGGCCCCAAGGACTACGATGCCTATGGCCTGAGTCCTCATTACTGGCACGTGTTCGCCGCTCGTCTAGCCTTTGTCGTGGTCTTTGAG CACGTCGTGTTTGTAATCACCGGCATCATGCAATTCATCATACCCGATGTGCCGTCCGAGGTGAAGACGCAGATGCAGCGCgaacagctgctggccaaggagGCTAAGTACCAGCACGGCATCAAGCGGGCCCAGGGCGACAGCCAGGACATCATGAGTCTGTTCCGCGATGCCAGCAACCGGACATCGGTGGCCGGCAGCCAGGGCACCAACCGCGGCAGCTGGGCGCGACGATTCAGTCGCCTCAGCGACGGACTCGATGCCCATGTGGAGGTGGCCGCCCGGCCTCGACGGTCTGTTGAGTCCACCGTCTGGGAGGTACCCTGA